The Candidatus Thermoplasmatota archaeon genome contains a region encoding:
- a CDS encoding radical SAM protein gives MTINEILPKNGTHEKKVFIYNMACQRRSIDAKTISQYFRENNYEIVDDPKDANYIIFFTCAFVNDIADRCIDTITKLQKYDAELIIAGCLPDIDQEKLKKVFDGKIIPTKNLNVIDEIFTDNDTKLSKIYEQHRIWQNFNPFGVSLQPAKIFKRIIQKSKLIRKVYNYIKENIIRKYLSENLLFSQLVIAHENSYIIMISRGCIHNCSYCAIKRAVGPLKSKSIDQCVREFKEGLNQGYTEFVLTADDVGIYGLDIKTNFSELLDALTNIEGNYSITMANTHPRWIIKYIDNLERIFSRKKIKSILISVQSGSPRILKLMKRNVQIDALVDAVARLKKACPELEIVSHFIVGFPSETEEDFQKTLDVVKKIQFNRALVFKYSDVNGTEATKIEPKIPKSVINRRRRKLLKLIKQKQI, from the coding sequence ATGACGATAAATGAAATACTACCAAAAAATGGCACCCATGAAAAAAAAGTATTCATATACAATATGGCATGTCAAAGAAGATCTATCGACGCCAAAACCATCTCACAATATTTTAGGGAAAATAACTACGAAATCGTTGACGATCCCAAAGACGCAAATTACATAATTTTCTTCACATGCGCATTTGTAAATGACATTGCAGATAGATGTATTGATACAATAACCAAACTCCAAAAATATGATGCAGAATTAATAATAGCAGGTTGTTTACCAGATATAGACCAAGAAAAATTAAAAAAAGTATTTGATGGAAAAATCATACCCACAAAAAACCTAAACGTAATAGATGAAATTTTCACAGATAACGATACGAAACTCTCGAAAATATACGAACAACACAGAATATGGCAAAATTTCAACCCATTTGGAGTATCATTACAACCAGCAAAAATATTTAAAAGAATAATCCAAAAATCTAAATTAATCAGAAAGGTATACAACTATATAAAAGAAAATATAATAAGAAAATACCTCAGTGAAAATCTACTTTTCTCCCAGTTAGTGATAGCACATGAGAATTCTTATATCATTATGATAAGCAGGGGATGCATACATAACTGCTCATACTGCGCTATAAAAAGAGCGGTAGGGCCTCTTAAGAGCAAATCTATAGATCAATGCGTCAGGGAGTTCAAAGAAGGACTAAATCAGGGATACACTGAATTTGTTTTAACCGCAGATGATGTAGGTATATATGGACTTGATATAAAAACAAACTTTTCTGAGCTTCTAGATGCACTAACAAATATAGAAGGAAACTACTCAATAACAATGGCAAATACACATCCACGCTGGATCATAAAATACATTGATAATCTTGAGAGAATATTCTCGAGAAAAAAAATAAAAAGCATACTTATCTCAGTTCAATCAGGTAGTCCTAGAATACTCAAACTAATGAAACGTAATGTTCAGATCGATGCTTTGGTAGATGCTGTTGCAAGATTGAAAAAAGCCTGCCCTGAATTAGAAATCGTCTCACATTTTATTGTTGGTTTTCCCAGTGAAACAGAAGAGGATTTCCAAAAAACATTAGATGTCGTCAAAAAAATACAATTTAATCGCGCATTAGTCTTTAAGTATTCTGATGTTAACGGTACAGAGGCTACAAAAATTGAACCAAAGATTCCTAAATCAGTAATAAATAGGAGACGAAGGAAGCTTTTAAAACTTATAAAACAAAAACAGATTTAA